In Aegilops tauschii subsp. strangulata cultivar AL8/78 chromosome 3, Aet v6.0, whole genome shotgun sequence, one genomic interval encodes:
- the LOC109756658 gene encoding serine/threonine-protein phosphatase PP1 isoform X1, with product MMMTRASMGAMDGAALDEVVRRLVEVGRGGRQVQLSEAEIRQLCVEAKTVLLSQPNLLRIPAPVKICGDIHGQFVDLLRLFDLGGYPPTSTYLFLGDYVDRGKQSLETICLLLAYKVKYPDKVFLLRGNHEDAKINRVYGFYDECKRRFNVRLWKIFCDCFNCLPMAALIDAKIFCMHGGLSPELNSLDQIKDIERPVEIPDYGLLCDLLWSDPSSDTQGWGESDRGVACTFGADKLVEFLEKNDLDLICRAHQVVEDGYEFFAERRLVTIFSAPNYCGEFDNAGALLSIDESLMCSFQILKPKETGAPHSRKPISNKAPTVDNA from the exons atgatgatgacgCGGGCATCGATGGGCGCCATGGATGGGGCCGCGTTGGATGAGGTGGTTCGGCGGCTCGTCGAAGTGGGCCGTGGCGGGCGCCAGGTCCAGCTGTCGGAGGCGGAGATCCGCCAGCTCTGCGTCGAGGCCAAAACGGTGCTCCTCTCGCAGCCCAACCTCCTGCGCATTCCCGCGCCCGTCAAGATCTGCG GTGATATCCATGGTCAGTTTGTTGATCTTCTGAGGCTGTTCGATTTGGGTGGCTATCCTCCAACTTCGACTTATCTTTTCCTTGGAGACTACGTGGATAGAGGCAAACAAAGCTTGGAAACCATATGTCTGCTTCTGGCGTATAAAGTGAAGTACCCTGATAAGGTTTTCCTGTTGAGAGGAAACCATGAAGATGCAAAAATTAACAGAGTTTATGGTTTCTATGATGAATGCAAGAGGAGATTCAATGTTCGTCTGTGGAAGATATTCTGTGATTGCTTCAACTGCTTGCCTATGGCAGCGCTTATTGATGCTAAGATATTCTGTATGCATGGTGGCCTCTCACCTGAATTGAATAGCTTAGATCAAATTAAGGATATTGAGAGGCCTGTTGAAATTCCTGACTATGGTCTTCTATGTGATTTGCTTTGGTCTGATCCTAGTTCTGACACACAAGGGTGGGGGGAGAGTGACAGAGGTGTTGCTTGTACTTTCGGTGCGGATAAGCttgtagaatttttggagaagaatGATCTTGACCTCATTTGCCGAGCTCACCAG GTGGTAGAGGATGGCTATGAGTTCTTTGCAGAAAGGAGATTAGTCACCATCTTTTCAGCTCCAAACTACTGTGGAGAATTTGATAATGCGGGTGCTTTGTTAAGCATAGATGAAAGCTTAATGTGTTCTTTCCAGATCTTGAAGCCAAAAGAAACAGGAGCACCACATTCAAGAAAACCAATTTCAAACAAG GCACCGACAGTGGACAATGCTTAA
- the LOC109756658 gene encoding serine/threonine-protein phosphatase PP1 isoform X2: MMMTRASMGAMDGAALDEVVRRLVEVGRGGRQVQLSEAEIRQLCVEAKTVLLSQPNLLRIPAPVKICGDIHGQFVDLLRLFDLGGYPPTSTYLFLGDYVDRGKQSLETICLLLAYKVKYPDKVFLLRGNHEDAKINRVYGFYDECKRRFNVRLWKIFCDCFNCLPMAALIDAKIFCMHGGLSPELNSLDQIKDIERPVEIPDYGLLCDLLWSDPSSDTQGWGESDRGVACTFGADKLVEFLEKNDLDLICRAHQVVEDGYEFFAERRLVTIFSAPNYCGEFDNAGALLSIDESLMCSFQILKPKETGAPHSRKPISNKVSCNNNICIRAVLQTNWKSGVDTVQKILFISQSWFYRRFIFNSERHRYEGKTDHALLIKVSS, from the exons atgatgatgacgCGGGCATCGATGGGCGCCATGGATGGGGCCGCGTTGGATGAGGTGGTTCGGCGGCTCGTCGAAGTGGGCCGTGGCGGGCGCCAGGTCCAGCTGTCGGAGGCGGAGATCCGCCAGCTCTGCGTCGAGGCCAAAACGGTGCTCCTCTCGCAGCCCAACCTCCTGCGCATTCCCGCGCCCGTCAAGATCTGCG GTGATATCCATGGTCAGTTTGTTGATCTTCTGAGGCTGTTCGATTTGGGTGGCTATCCTCCAACTTCGACTTATCTTTTCCTTGGAGACTACGTGGATAGAGGCAAACAAAGCTTGGAAACCATATGTCTGCTTCTGGCGTATAAAGTGAAGTACCCTGATAAGGTTTTCCTGTTGAGAGGAAACCATGAAGATGCAAAAATTAACAGAGTTTATGGTTTCTATGATGAATGCAAGAGGAGATTCAATGTTCGTCTGTGGAAGATATTCTGTGATTGCTTCAACTGCTTGCCTATGGCAGCGCTTATTGATGCTAAGATATTCTGTATGCATGGTGGCCTCTCACCTGAATTGAATAGCTTAGATCAAATTAAGGATATTGAGAGGCCTGTTGAAATTCCTGACTATGGTCTTCTATGTGATTTGCTTTGGTCTGATCCTAGTTCTGACACACAAGGGTGGGGGGAGAGTGACAGAGGTGTTGCTTGTACTTTCGGTGCGGATAAGCttgtagaatttttggagaagaatGATCTTGACCTCATTTGCCGAGCTCACCAG GTGGTAGAGGATGGCTATGAGTTCTTTGCAGAAAGGAGATTAGTCACCATCTTTTCAGCTCCAAACTACTGTGGAGAATTTGATAATGCGGGTGCTTTGTTAAGCATAGATGAAAGCTTAATGTGTTCTTTCCAGATCTTGAAGCCAAAAGAAACAGGAGCACCACATTCAAGAAAACCAATTTCAAACAAG GTTTCCTGTAATAACAACATATGTATAAGAGCAGTGCTTCAGACGAACTGGAAATCTGGCGTGGACACAGTTCAAAAG ATATTGTTTATTTCACAATCCTGGTTTTACCGAAGGTTCATTTTCAATTCGGAGCGGCACCGGTATGAAGGAAAGACTGATCATGCGCTATTGATTAAGGTTTCATCGTAA